The genomic DNA CTGGTTACGGCGGCACACATCAAGGAGCTGCTCCAGACTGAGCGGGAAGTATGCCATTTCGGCCAAGGCATACTCGCACCAATCGCGCACAAACTGGCGACGGGCCACCCCAAAAGCAGTGACCTGCGTTTTGGCCTCATCTAGGTGCTCGCTAATCTGCGCTAGATTGAGCTGCACCAGGCCGGGCTTAGAGCCCAGCTTGCGGTAGAAGAGATGGCTGTCGGGCCGGCTACTAAAGTAGCGGGCGGCGGCGTTAAACGCACCTTTAGCCAGCTTAGTCCGGCCGTTTGCGACGTTAAACCTTACCGCGTCATCCATGGTGGCCCAAAGCTCCACGCTACTACTAGTGCCGCCAAGCGTCGAGAAGCTGGTAAAGCCAGAAGGAGTGCTGTGCATAGATTATTCCTCAATCTCGCTGTCAAAGAAGAAGGACGGCCGAAGCCGTCCCGTGTACACCTCCATACGGAGATGGCGCCGGCCTAAGGGTGCTCTCGGACACCCAGAGGCCTACTCAGTGTTTCTTTATCCCCCTGAGTTACCGGGGTTTATTTTCGGCTTACCGAGAGTTACCGTCCAGCAACACTACAATTAGATGCAGGAGGTGGATACCCCTAACAAACTGACGCTTCCACACTACCCCTAGGAGGTAGCGCGTCAGGCTGACTGGTACTACCATCCACCTGTGAGGTCAGCTCTCCAACTTGCCGCTGATTTACGTCGCAGCGACTATCAGGTGCAGAGGTGGCTCGAGGCGTGGTCTCGTTAACCTTTCGAGCTTGGCTTATGCCTTGCCCTTGGCACGAGCAACATCGCTGTTGCCACTGTTTGAGATACTATCATTTTATGTGTTTTTGTCAACATGCCAAAGAGTCTCGAGTGAGTCGATTTATTACCGATTATTCAAAGCACAAAATTGCCGAGCTATTTTCGCAGGCGGTGGATTTGCATAAAACTTAAACCAGTTTTAGTTGTGCAGTTTCGTCCTTTTGGACTCGTCAGAACACATACACATGTATTGACTGCTCCGGTTTTGGTCAGATCCGGTAACTGATAGTGGTTTAGGCCCTAAGTGCCCCCGTGGCGCGATAGGCCTCGAGCCACCTCTCGTTATAGAACCAGTCAGGCACATATGCACTCTCGATTTCGCCCTCGCTAGAGAGCACCTGGTGGGCCCAGACGCACCGACCCTCGCTGCCGCGAACGCGACTTCCAAAGCCGCTGTTTACCCGTAGACCTGCCTTTTCGGCAACCACTTCGGGATACCGATAGGGACCGTCAAAGCCGCCGCTGACACTCAGGTAGAGGTCGTCCAGTTCGCACACAGCCAGGACCAATCGCTGGATCTCAGCAATCCCCTCAAGACTCAAGCAACGAGTCCGCGAGGCATGAACCGTGATCGAGGAGCCAGCGGCGTAAAACGGATGGTTGACGTTTGTCCAGCCCCTCAGAGACTGGTCGTCTTCATCGTCCCGCAACGACCCTTCTGGCGGCAGAACCGCCTGAACAGCCATACCGCGAATCAGAGCGGAGGTGTGCCCATTGATCAGCCCAACTGAGATCTTATCTCGGCTCATGACCGGGTGATACCCGGGCACGATACTGAGATCAAGGCCACCACCTGGCTTAAACAGGCCGTGCCACAGCCTGAATGACCGCTCTGAGTCACCGATCTCAAAGGTGACCAGCTGCAACCAGTCGTAACTCCATCGCCCACTAAGCGAGTGGGTGATGCCGATCTCTTGGATCTTGGGATGGTCAAGTGCTACAAGTAGTGCCGCTTCAAGGCTATTGACCGCAGCGAACACCACTTCGATTTGAAGCTGTTCCAGGGCCTCAGCCAGCATTCCAACCGACATGCAGTTGAAGACCGGATTCGGAACGTATGTATTGAGTGTTCGCAGCGACAGCCAGTGCGAAGAGCGACCAATCCGAGACCGGTGTAGCGGGCCACATGTGTGGTAACGGCTCACCCAGTAGCGCTGGGTATGACTAGCGATCCGGCGCAACGCCCACAGGTGCTGCTGTCCGGTTGTGCCCGGAAGCATTATCACTGCGCTTACCTGGTAGAGGTGGTCGAGGAGCACCCGTGCAACAGGTGCGCCATCGCGATAAAGCTTGACCTCAAGCGAGCGACAAAAGTAGCGCCACTCCAGATCATCCTCGGCGTACTCGAAAGCAAGCTGAGGGTTCTTCACTCCCATATAGGGCAGCGATGGGTTACGACCGCGGCTGCGTTGCCACATGCCGTGCAGCAGGACGTACTCGGCGGAACCTGGTTCGTGTCCTTTCAAGATACTCTTTTTCACTTCTAATCCTTATGACGAGATGGACAAAGAATGACTTATTATACAATTTATTATAATTAAATTCAAATAATTCAGCTTCACCGGTTTTGGTCAGATCCGGTAACTGATAGTGCGGGCTCAGCCCTGTGGACAAGAGAGAAACACGTACTCTCCGTCGCGCCGCTGAAAGCGACTGATCGTGCTCCAGTCCTCAAACGAAGGGGCGAAGCCGAGATGGCGGCGCGCCATGATCTTGTTGAGAACCTGGCGCGTAGCGCTGAACGCGTTGACATAGCCGTAGTAGGTCGCGGTCACGTCGGGGGTCCAGGTGCCGGTCTGGCTCATGGAGTAGTTGCAGGCCGCGGCGACCTGGTAGAACTGCTTGACGTACCAGCTGTACATCCCCTTGGGCGCGATGATGGTCGACGGACCGGGGGAGGCGTACGTCGCGCCACCTGAGCTACCGTCCGAACCTCCCGCCAAAGCGGAGGGGGCGGCGATCAGCGAACCGATCACGGCGATCAGGATGAGGATGTGACGGGAACGGGGCATTGCCCCTCCTTTGGTACAGGAAGGATTCTTTTACCTTCGTGCGAAATATATTACCATAAGTTCTTTATTTTGTCAACATATCTGCCAGATATAAAGAGTGATAATTCCTGGTAGTCCCACGGGGACTCGAACCCCGGTTACTGGAATGAGAATCCAGCGTCCTAACCACTAGACGATGGGACCATAAGCAGGCTGGGCCTGCGTACTTGAACCTGGATACTATAGCAAAAAAAAGGACTTTTGTCTATAAGGACCCGACCTCTTGGCAATCTGGGCTAAACCAGTCATAATAGAGTAAAACGTAAGAGGTTTGGTTGGATTTATTAACGCGGCGTTATAGCATTCTGGCTTCGCTCCTGGCCTATCTGGGCGGAGTGGTGGCTAGTGTCACGCTGCTTATATTCGTGCTGGCGCCCGATAAGACGCCCCAAAACATAACCCTGGCGGTGATGCTAGGAGGTAGCGGGGCGATCCTGCTGGCTTACTACTTGAGCCTACACCAACTACTCAAAAAGAATCACCTACAGCTATCAACCGGCATCATGGCGGTGCTGGCGGCGATTAGCGAGTTTATTTTAATTAATGCAACCGGCGGCCCGGATTCTCCTTATTACTCGCTGTGGATTTTAGCGATCGTGATTGCTGGGCTGTTTGGTCAGGTTGCCACCATCACCGTGGTGTTCATGACGCTACTGTACTTTGTGTACGTTTTTTGGACGCACGATTTTAACCAGACCTACATCGCTACGCACTTAGGGATCGTGCTGATGACCATCGGCACCGGCGCGATCGCTGAGTGGATTCATTTGTTTTTGGGGCGGGGAATGGTACGAGCCAGCCAGGTTGAAAAACTAGCCGGCCAGCTGGGCGAAGAGGAGCTCAAGTCGGAAGCGATTATGCGTAGCGTGGGTGATGGTATTTTGGTGATTGATACCAAGCGCCGGATTCAGCTGTTCAACCCAGCCGCCACCCGCTTAACCGGCTGGGATGCCGGTAGCGCTCATGGCATTGATTACCGACTGGTGCTCAACCTGCGGGATGCCGAAGGTAAAAAACTCAGCGACGACACCGACCCATTTACGCAGGTATGGCGGGAGGGCAAGAGTAAGGTGCGCGATGACTTAACGCTTGAGACCAAGAATGGGCGCAAACTGTCGGCATCGCTGTCGCTGTCACCACTCACCGACAACAAAAAACAGATCCGTGGTGGTATTTTGCTGTTTCGCGACATTAGTGCCGAAAAAGAGGTTGAGCGCCAACGCAATGAGTTTATTAGCACCGCTTCGCACGAAATGCGCACTCCAGTAGCGGCGATTGAAGGCTACTTGGCGCTGGCGATGAATGCCAACGTGGCCACGATTGACGATCGAGCAAAGCAGTATCTAGATAAGGCCCACCATGCCACTCAGCATTTGGGTGCTTTGTTTAAGGACTTACTGTCGATTACCACCATCGATGACGAGCAACACACCCCGAGCGAGGTGTTTGATCTTGGCGCGACCATTAAAGAGGTGGTTGACGATATGAAGATCCAGGCCGAAAAGAAAGGCCTTGAAGTTCAGCTGGAGACCAGCGACGTACGCGTTCGCGGCGAACACGCGGTGGTGCCGGTGTATGCGGTTAAGGCGGCCCCAAGTCGTATTCTCGAAGTTGTATCCAACCTGGTAGAAAACGCGATCAAGTACACTCAGACCGGCACCATCCGGGTGACCATTGGCGGCACCAGCGAAGCCGTCACCGTTAGCGTTATTGATACCGGTATGGGTATTGCGGCTGAGGACATTCCGCACCTGTTCCAAAAGTTTTACCGAGTCGACAACAGTGCCACCCGCACCATTGGCGGTACCGGGCTGGGGCTCTACCTGTGCCGCAGTATTATTGAACATTCCGGCGGTCGAATTTGGGTAGAGAGCAAGCCGGGCGAGGGGAGCGCCTTTAAGTTCACCCTGCCACGATTGGCTAGTGATAAGATTACTAAGGCGGCCGCTAGTGTAGCGGTTTCACCTGGTACGACCACGGCGACGGCCATGCCAGCAGCTCCACCCTATTCTGTAGCGACCAAACCAAGCTCTAAGAGCGGTAAGGTGATGACCGACATCCACAAACCGGCGGTGGCAACATGATTACAGTTGATCAGGTTAGAGATTATTGTTATGCTTTGATTAAAAGGACTATTCAATAGTGGCCAAGGTACTCTTAGTAGAAGATGATTTGAGCTTGCGTGAAATTTACGGTGCCCGCTTGCAGGCGGAAGGCCATCAGGTTGTAACCGCCTCTGACGGCGAGGAGGCGCTAGCGGTAGCTATGCGCGATCACCCTGAGCTGATTGTACTGGATGTAATGATGCCAAAAATCAGTGGTTTTGACGTGCTAGACATCCTACGATCAACACCAGAAACCAAGAATATTAAGGTTATTATGATGACCGCGCTCAGCCAGGAGGCCGACCGGGCGCGTGGCGAAAGCCTTGGAGTCAACAAGTATCTAGTAAAGTCTCAGGTGACACTAGAGGACGTAATGTCGGCGGTCCGTCAGGTGTTGGTTGGCGACGGAGGAGCGGCCGCTGAGCCAGGTGCTGCCCCCGCCAATGGGACTCCGCCACCCGCCGCACCCCCTGCCGCGTGAGCTAATGCGGATCAACCGCTTTGTGGCGACCGCCACCGGCATATCAAGGCGCCAGGCCGATACCGCCATTCAAGATGGGCGAGTGCTTATAGAGGGTAGGGTAGCCCAACTGGGAGATACGGTTGAGCCCGGCCAAGACGTTAAGCTAGACGGCCAAGACCTGAAGCTACCGGCCTTAACCACCATTATGCTCAATAAGCCCCCAGGGTATATATGCAGCCGCGTCCAGCAAGGGGGTACACCCACCGTTTATGAGCTTTTACCGCCATCCCTGCACGTTCTTAAGCCGGTCGGTCGGCTCGATAAAGATTCATCTGGCCTGCTGCTGCTGACCAACGATGGCCAGCTGGCTCATCGATTGGCTCACCCACGACACCATAAATGGAAGATATATGAGGTAACCACCCAACAGCCTCTGCAGCCGCCGCAGCTAGAAGCATTGCGAAAGGGAGTACAATTAGAGGACGGGTTAAGTCAGATGGATATTGATCAACATAACAACCTTTACATAGTTAGGCTACAGGAGGGCCGGAACCGCCAGATCCGCCGCAGCTTTGCCGCGGTTAATGCCGCAGTAGCTACACTACATCGCACCGATTTTGGGCAGCTCAAACTTGGCTCTCTACCCAGCGGGCAGTGGCGCGAGGTTGAGGTTGATCCAGAAGGAGCTCCAGCGTGATTTTTGGGTTAAATGTATCTTTGGTCTGGCTGGTAGCCGGCTTGGCTTTGCTGCCCGGTAACAGTCTAGCTACAATATCAAAGTTTGCCGCCAGCGTAACCAAACCAACCGCTCAAACTCAAGTTCAAACTCTATCCGATCAAGCCATGCCGGTGGCCCGCAACGGCTTAAAGCCACCGGCCTTAACCGCCACGGCAGTATACGCCGTTGATGTCGAAACCGGCACCGTACTATTAAGCAAGAACGCCGACCAACCGCGACCAATTGCCTCAATCACCAAGCTGGCAACCGTAATCACTTATCTGAGTCGCCACAACCTAAATGACACCATTACGGTGCCGCCGTTGCCGGCCTACCAAGCCGGGGCCGAGCTGATTGGGCTTAAACCGGGCGAACGTTATAAAACCCAAGACATTGTTGCCGCTGCCCTGATCCCATCAGCCAATGATGCCGCCGACACCCTTGCCCTTAGCGACGCCGGTAGCCTGGAAGAGTTTAGTAAAAGCATGCAGGAGCAGCTGGCCAACTGGGGGATTGAAGGCGCTCAGTTTAGCAACCCCACCGGTTTGACCACCGGCACCAGCCTTAACCAAGTATCGGCGGCTGGGGTGGCTAATATGGGCCAGCTGTTGGTGCGCAATCCACAACTCCGGCAG from Patescibacteria group bacterium includes the following:
- a CDS encoding PAS domain-containing protein, whose product is MDLLTRRYSILASLLAYLGGVVASVTLLIFVLAPDKTPQNITLAVMLGGSGAILLAYYLSLHQLLKKNHLQLSTGIMAVLAAISEFILINATGGPDSPYYSLWILAIVIAGLFGQVATITVVFMTLLYFVYVFWTHDFNQTYIATHLGIVLMTIGTGAIAEWIHLFLGRGMVRASQVEKLAGQLGEEELKSEAIMRSVGDGILVIDTKRRIQLFNPAATRLTGWDAGSAHGIDYRLVLNLRDAEGKKLSDDTDPFTQVWREGKSKVRDDLTLETKNGRKLSASLSLSPLTDNKKQIRGGILLFRDISAEKEVERQRNEFISTASHEMRTPVAAIEGYLALAMNANVATIDDRAKQYLDKAHHATQHLGALFKDLLSITTIDDEQHTPSEVFDLGATIKEVVDDMKIQAEKKGLEVQLETSDVRVRGEHAVVPVYAVKAAPSRILEVVSNLVENAIKYTQTGTIRVTIGGTSEAVTVSVIDTGMGIAAEDIPHLFQKFYRVDNSATRTIGGTGLGLYLCRSIIEHSGGRIWVESKPGEGSAFKFTLPRLASDKITKAAASVAVSPGTTTATAMPAAPPYSVATKPSSKSGKVMTDIHKPAVAT
- a CDS encoding response regulator, translated to MVAKVLLVEDDLSLREIYGARLQAEGHQVVTASDGEEALAVAMRDHPELIVLDVMMPKISGFDVLDILRSTPETKNIKVIMMTALSQEADRARGESLGVNKYLVKSQVTLEDVMSAVRQVLVGDGGAAAEPGAAPANGTPPPAAPPAA
- a CDS encoding rRNA pseudouridine synthase; its protein translation is MGLRHPPHPLPRELMRINRFVATATGISRRQADTAIQDGRVLIEGRVAQLGDTVEPGQDVKLDGQDLKLPALTTIMLNKPPGYICSRVQQGGTPTVYELLPPSLHVLKPVGRLDKDSSGLLLLTNDGQLAHRLAHPRHHKWKIYEVTTQQPLQPPQLEALRKGVQLEDGLSQMDIDQHNNLYIVRLQEGRNRQIRRSFAAVNAAVATLHRTDFGQLKLGSLPSGQWREVEVDPEGAPA
- a CDS encoding D-alanyl-D-alanine carboxypeptidase, whose amino-acid sequence is MIFGLNVSLVWLVAGLALLPGNSLATISKFAASVTKPTAQTQVQTLSDQAMPVARNGLKPPALTATAVYAVDVETGTVLLSKNADQPRPIASITKLATVITYLSRHNLNDTITVPPLPAYQAGAELIGLKPGERYKTQDIVAAALIPSANDAADTLALSDAGSLEEFSKSMQEQLANWGIEGAQFSNPTGLTTGTSLNQVSAAGVANMGQLLVRNPQLRQLVQTQTQTISSLEGRPLSLATTNQLLKNSQFNGIKTGYTPEAGQCFVSLATVNGHQIVTVVLGSQDRFGETEQLVNWIKRSYEWL